A single genomic interval of Nerophis lumbriciformis linkage group LG17, RoL_Nlum_v2.1, whole genome shotgun sequence harbors:
- the dyrk1ab gene encoding dual-specificity tyrosine-(Y)-phosphorylation regulated kinase 1A, b isoform X1: MKFLQKMHPGGETSACKPSSVRLAPSFSLHTAGLQMAAPMPHTHQQYSDRHQPSTDQSVTVLPYSDQTPQLTANQRHMPQCFRDPTSAPLRKLSIDLIKTYKHINEVYYAKKKRRHQQGQGEDSSHKKERKVFNDGYDDDNYDYIVKNGEKWMDRYEIDSLIGKGSFGQVVKAYDRAEQEWVAIKIIKNKKAFLNQAQIEVRLLELMNKHDTEMKYYIVHLKRHFMFRNHLCLVFEMLSYNLYDLLRNTNFRGVSLNLTRKFAQQLCTALLFLATPELSIIHCDLKPENILLCNPKRSAIKIVDFGSSCQLGQRIYQYIQSRFYRSPEVLLGMPYDLAIDMWSLGCILVEMHTGEPLFSGANEVDQMNKIVEVLGIPPNHIMDLAPKARKFFEKLSDGTWSVKKTKDGKRYKPPASRKLHSILGVETGGPGGRRAGESGHAVADYLKFKDLILRMLDYDPKSRIQPYYALQHSFFKKTADEGTNTSSSVSTSPALEQSQSSGTTSSTSSSSGGSSGTSTSGRARSDPTHHHLHSGGHFGTAMPAIDGDSLCPQARQPYPPPLVWGGGVGPEAVAGETHPVQETTFHVPPQHPKALHPHSHPHHHHGQMMATRPRPRHYTSPTHSSSTQDSMEVVHGHLSMTSLSSSASSSSTSSSSTGNHGNQAYQLRHLPAGALDFGQNGGLSMGLGAFSNPRQETGMAAHPAFSMGTNTGPGHYLAEGHLSMRQGMDREESPMTGVCVQQSSMASS, from the exons ATGAAATTTTTGCAGAAGATGCATCCAG GAGGAGAGACTTCAGCATGCAAACCTTCGTCTGTCCGGCTTGCGCCCTCTTTTTCTTTACACACTGCTGGTCTTCAGATGGCTGCTCCAATGCCCCATACGCACCAGCAGTACAGTGACCGCCACCAGCCAAGCACTGACCAATCTGTTACGGTCTTACCGTACAGCGACCAGACACCACAGCTCACTGCCAATCAG AGGCACATGCCCCAGTGCTTTCGTGACCCAACTTCAGCTCCCCTGAGGAAGCTTTCCATTGACCTTATCAAAACATACAAACACATCAATGAG GTGTATTATGCAAAAAAGAAGCGGCGGCACCAACAGGGTCAGGGTGAAGACTCCAGTCACAAAAAAGAAAGGAAAGTCTTCAATGATGGCTATGACGATGATAATTATGACTACATCGTCAAGAATGGGGAGAAGTGGATGGACCGTTATGAGATTGATTCCTTGATAGGAAAAGGATCATTTGGACAG GTTGTGAAAGCATACGACCGTGCAGAGCAGGAATGGGTTGCTATTAAGATCATCAAGAACAAGAAAGCTTTCCTCAATCAAGCCCAGATTGAAGTGCGCCTCCTAGAGCTCATGAACAAACATGATACCGAGATGAAATACTACATTG TTCACCTTAAGCGTCACTTCATGTTTCGGAACCACCTCTGCCTCGTGTTTGAGATGCTTTCCTATAACCTGTACGACCTGCTCCGAAATACCAACTTCCGCGGAGTCTCTCTCAACCTCACACGGAAGTTTGCCCAGCAGCTATGCACGGCGCTGCTTTTCCTGGCCACGCCCGAGCTCAGCATCATCCACTGTGACCTGAAGCCCGAGAACATCCTCCTGTGTAACCCCAAGAGGAGCGCCATCAAAATAGTGGACTTTGGCAGCTCGTGCCAACTGGGACAAAGG atatatCAGTATATCCAGAGTCGCTTCTATCGCTCCCCAGAGGTGCTTCTGGGCATGCCCTATGATCTGGCCATTGACATGTGGTCCTTGGGTTGCATCTTGGTAGAGATGCATACAGGGGAGCCTCTCTTCAGTGGAGCCAATGAG GTGGACCAGATGAACAAAATAGTTGAGGTTCTCGGGATCCCACCTAATCACATAATGGACCTAGCCCCAAAAGCCAGGAAGTTCTTTGAGAAGCTTTCAGATGGTACATGGAGTGTTAAAAAGACCAAAGATGGCAAAAGG TATAAACCCCCAGCTTCAAGGAAGCTCCACTCCATCTTGGGTGTGGAGACAGGGGGACCCGGTGGGCGGCGGGCAGGGGAGTCTGGCCACGCTGTCGCTGACTACTTGAAGTTCAAGGATCTGATCCTGCGGATGCTGGACTACGATCCCAAGAGCCGCATTCAGCCCTACTATGCCCTGCAGCACAGTTTCTTCAAGAAGACGGCGGACGAGGGGACCAATACAAGCAGCAGCGTGTCGACGAGTCCCGCATTAGAGCAGTCCCAGTCTTCAGGAACCACCTCCAGCACCTCCTCCAGTTCTG GGGGGTCGTCTGGAACAAGTACCAGTGGCAGAGCACGGTCAGACCCAACCCATCACCACTTACACAGTGGAGGACACTTTGGTACAGCCATGCCAGCCATTGATGGAGACAGCCTCTGCCCACAG GCTCGACAGCCTTATCCACCTCCGCTGGTGTGGGGAGGTGGAGTCGGACCGGAGGCAGTCGCCGGAGAGACCCACCCAGTCCAGGAGACCACCTTCCACGTTCCCCCTCAGCACCCTAAGGCCCTGCATCCCCACTCACACCCTCATCACCACCACGGGCAGATGATGGCAACGCGACCACGCCCACGCCACTACACCTCCCCGACACACAGCTCCTCGACGCAGGACTCCATGGAGGTGGTTCACGGCCATCTGTCTATGACCTCCCTGTCTTCCTCTGCCTCCTCTTCCTCTACATCTTCCTCTTCCACTGGGAACCATGGCAACCAGGCCTACCAGCTCCGCCATTTGCCCGCTGGAGCGCTTGACTTTGGTCAGAATGGTGGGCTGAGCATGGGGCTAGGTGCCTTCTCGAACCCACGGCAGGAGACTGGCATGGCAGCGCACCCTGCGTTCTCTATGGGCACGAACACGGGGCCTGGCCACTACCTGGCGGAAGGCCACCTGAGCATGAGGCAGGGCATGGACCGGGAGGAGTCTCCAATGACTGGAGTGTGTGTGCAGCAGAGTTCGATGGCCAGCTCGTGA
- the dyrk1ab gene encoding dual-specificity tyrosine-(Y)-phosphorylation regulated kinase 1A, b isoform X2, translated as MAAPMPHTHQQYSDRHQPSTDQSVTVLPYSDQTPQLTANQRHMPQCFRDPTSAPLRKLSIDLIKTYKHINEVYYAKKKRRHQQGQGEDSSHKKERKVFNDGYDDDNYDYIVKNGEKWMDRYEIDSLIGKGSFGQVVKAYDRAEQEWVAIKIIKNKKAFLNQAQIEVRLLELMNKHDTEMKYYIVHLKRHFMFRNHLCLVFEMLSYNLYDLLRNTNFRGVSLNLTRKFAQQLCTALLFLATPELSIIHCDLKPENILLCNPKRSAIKIVDFGSSCQLGQRIYQYIQSRFYRSPEVLLGMPYDLAIDMWSLGCILVEMHTGEPLFSGANEVDQMNKIVEVLGIPPNHIMDLAPKARKFFEKLSDGTWSVKKTKDGKRYKPPASRKLHSILGVETGGPGGRRAGESGHAVADYLKFKDLILRMLDYDPKSRIQPYYALQHSFFKKTADEGTNTSSSVSTSPALEQSQSSGTTSSTSSSSGGSSGTSTSGRARSDPTHHHLHSGGHFGTAMPAIDGDSLCPQARQPYPPPLVWGGGVGPEAVAGETHPVQETTFHVPPQHPKALHPHSHPHHHHGQMMATRPRPRHYTSPTHSSSTQDSMEVVHGHLSMTSLSSSASSSSTSSSSTGNHGNQAYQLRHLPAGALDFGQNGGLSMGLGAFSNPRQETGMAAHPAFSMGTNTGPGHYLAEGHLSMRQGMDREESPMTGVCVQQSSMASS; from the exons ATGGCTGCTCCAATGCCCCATACGCACCAGCAGTACAGTGACCGCCACCAGCCAAGCACTGACCAATCTGTTACGGTCTTACCGTACAGCGACCAGACACCACAGCTCACTGCCAATCAG AGGCACATGCCCCAGTGCTTTCGTGACCCAACTTCAGCTCCCCTGAGGAAGCTTTCCATTGACCTTATCAAAACATACAAACACATCAATGAG GTGTATTATGCAAAAAAGAAGCGGCGGCACCAACAGGGTCAGGGTGAAGACTCCAGTCACAAAAAAGAAAGGAAAGTCTTCAATGATGGCTATGACGATGATAATTATGACTACATCGTCAAGAATGGGGAGAAGTGGATGGACCGTTATGAGATTGATTCCTTGATAGGAAAAGGATCATTTGGACAG GTTGTGAAAGCATACGACCGTGCAGAGCAGGAATGGGTTGCTATTAAGATCATCAAGAACAAGAAAGCTTTCCTCAATCAAGCCCAGATTGAAGTGCGCCTCCTAGAGCTCATGAACAAACATGATACCGAGATGAAATACTACATTG TTCACCTTAAGCGTCACTTCATGTTTCGGAACCACCTCTGCCTCGTGTTTGAGATGCTTTCCTATAACCTGTACGACCTGCTCCGAAATACCAACTTCCGCGGAGTCTCTCTCAACCTCACACGGAAGTTTGCCCAGCAGCTATGCACGGCGCTGCTTTTCCTGGCCACGCCCGAGCTCAGCATCATCCACTGTGACCTGAAGCCCGAGAACATCCTCCTGTGTAACCCCAAGAGGAGCGCCATCAAAATAGTGGACTTTGGCAGCTCGTGCCAACTGGGACAAAGG atatatCAGTATATCCAGAGTCGCTTCTATCGCTCCCCAGAGGTGCTTCTGGGCATGCCCTATGATCTGGCCATTGACATGTGGTCCTTGGGTTGCATCTTGGTAGAGATGCATACAGGGGAGCCTCTCTTCAGTGGAGCCAATGAG GTGGACCAGATGAACAAAATAGTTGAGGTTCTCGGGATCCCACCTAATCACATAATGGACCTAGCCCCAAAAGCCAGGAAGTTCTTTGAGAAGCTTTCAGATGGTACATGGAGTGTTAAAAAGACCAAAGATGGCAAAAGG TATAAACCCCCAGCTTCAAGGAAGCTCCACTCCATCTTGGGTGTGGAGACAGGGGGACCCGGTGGGCGGCGGGCAGGGGAGTCTGGCCACGCTGTCGCTGACTACTTGAAGTTCAAGGATCTGATCCTGCGGATGCTGGACTACGATCCCAAGAGCCGCATTCAGCCCTACTATGCCCTGCAGCACAGTTTCTTCAAGAAGACGGCGGACGAGGGGACCAATACAAGCAGCAGCGTGTCGACGAGTCCCGCATTAGAGCAGTCCCAGTCTTCAGGAACCACCTCCAGCACCTCCTCCAGTTCTG GGGGGTCGTCTGGAACAAGTACCAGTGGCAGAGCACGGTCAGACCCAACCCATCACCACTTACACAGTGGAGGACACTTTGGTACAGCCATGCCAGCCATTGATGGAGACAGCCTCTGCCCACAG GCTCGACAGCCTTATCCACCTCCGCTGGTGTGGGGAGGTGGAGTCGGACCGGAGGCAGTCGCCGGAGAGACCCACCCAGTCCAGGAGACCACCTTCCACGTTCCCCCTCAGCACCCTAAGGCCCTGCATCCCCACTCACACCCTCATCACCACCACGGGCAGATGATGGCAACGCGACCACGCCCACGCCACTACACCTCCCCGACACACAGCTCCTCGACGCAGGACTCCATGGAGGTGGTTCACGGCCATCTGTCTATGACCTCCCTGTCTTCCTCTGCCTCCTCTTCCTCTACATCTTCCTCTTCCACTGGGAACCATGGCAACCAGGCCTACCAGCTCCGCCATTTGCCCGCTGGAGCGCTTGACTTTGGTCAGAATGGTGGGCTGAGCATGGGGCTAGGTGCCTTCTCGAACCCACGGCAGGAGACTGGCATGGCAGCGCACCCTGCGTTCTCTATGGGCACGAACACGGGGCCTGGCCACTACCTGGCGGAAGGCCACCTGAGCATGAGGCAGGGCATGGACCGGGAGGAGTCTCCAATGACTGGAGTGTGTGTGCAGCAGAGTTCGATGGCCAGCTCGTGA